One Streptomyces sp. RPA4-2 genomic window carries:
- a CDS encoding DUF4230 domain-containing protein, protein MTTSIKRMPVWAKVITAVVLVLVVLFAGLRLAVLPGLRDLFGTETHDRSGPTLLQSIQDMSRYDAASGNFQVVVDLEKDAKFLPDAIRGSRTLYVGAGTVDAYVDLGSLAKNDVTVNSDRTSATLRLPHAVLGKPALDPNRSYAVSKQRGLLDRLGDFFSDNPNSERSVQKLAAKHIGDAAKDSHLTARAEKNTTSMLDGLLRSLGFTDVTVTYGT, encoded by the coding sequence ATGACGACGTCCATCAAACGCATGCCCGTGTGGGCCAAGGTGATCACCGCCGTGGTACTGGTGCTCGTGGTGCTGTTCGCCGGGCTGCGGCTGGCCGTTCTCCCGGGGCTGCGCGATCTGTTCGGCACGGAGACGCACGACCGCTCCGGGCCCACGCTCCTGCAGTCGATCCAGGACATGAGCCGCTACGACGCCGCGTCGGGCAACTTCCAGGTGGTGGTCGATCTGGAGAAGGACGCGAAGTTCCTGCCCGACGCCATCCGCGGCTCCCGCACGCTCTACGTGGGCGCCGGTACGGTCGACGCGTACGTCGACCTCGGGTCGCTCGCGAAGAACGACGTGACGGTCAACTCCGACCGGACCTCGGCCACCCTGCGGCTGCCGCACGCGGTGCTCGGCAAACCCGCCCTCGACCCCAACCGCTCGTACGCCGTCTCCAAACAGCGCGGTCTGCTGGACCGGCTCGGCGACTTCTTCTCCGACAACCCGAACAGCGAGCGGTCCGTGCAGAAACTCGCGGCGAAGCACATCGGCGACGCCGCGAAGGACAGCCATCTGACGGCACGGGCCGAGAAGAACACCACCAGCATGCTCGACGGCCTGCTGCGCTCCCTCGGCTTCACCGACGTGACCGTCACCTACGGCACCTGA
- a CDS encoding PHP domain-containing protein produces MDPVEALDRIAFLLERSQAPTYRVRAFRTAESLLAGLPGGEVERRAADRTLESLKGIGPKTAQVVLEALDDRVPGYLEELERTAGEPLAQGGEALRALLRGDCHLHSDWSDGGSPIEAMGRTAARLGHEWAVLTDHSPRLTVARGLSPGRLREQLTVVGELNQRWAPFRLLTGIECDILDDGALDQEPELLEQLDVVVVSVHSKLRMDARSMTRRMIAAVRNPLADVLGHCTGRLLTERRRPESEFDADAVFAACAESGTAVEINSRPERLDPPRRLVRRAVDAGVLFSVDTDAHAPGQLDWQIHGCARAEECGVPAGRVITTWTADELLTWTRDRTPPSRATGA; encoded by the coding sequence ATGGATCCCGTCGAGGCCCTGGACCGGATCGCGTTCCTGCTGGAGCGGTCCCAGGCCCCCACCTATCGCGTACGGGCCTTCCGCACCGCCGAGTCCCTCCTGGCCGGGCTCCCCGGTGGCGAGGTCGAACGGCGCGCGGCCGACAGGACCCTGGAGTCGCTGAAGGGCATCGGGCCGAAGACGGCACAGGTGGTACTGGAGGCGCTCGACGACCGGGTGCCCGGCTATCTGGAAGAGCTGGAGCGGACGGCCGGGGAGCCGCTCGCCCAGGGTGGTGAGGCGCTGCGGGCGCTGCTGCGCGGCGACTGCCACCTGCACTCCGACTGGTCGGACGGCGGCAGCCCGATCGAGGCGATGGGCCGGACCGCGGCCCGGCTCGGACACGAGTGGGCGGTGCTCACGGACCACTCGCCGCGGCTCACCGTGGCGCGGGGCCTGTCCCCCGGGCGCCTGCGCGAACAGCTGACGGTGGTCGGGGAACTCAATCAGCGGTGGGCTCCGTTCCGGCTCCTCACGGGGATCGAGTGCGACATCCTCGACGACGGGGCACTGGACCAGGAGCCCGAGCTGCTGGAGCAACTGGATGTCGTGGTGGTGTCGGTGCACTCCAAACTGCGCATGGACGCGCGTTCGATGACCCGCCGCATGATCGCCGCCGTGCGCAATCCGCTCGCGGACGTGCTGGGACACTGCACGGGCCGTCTGCTCACCGAGCGCCGACGGCCCGAGTCGGAGTTCGACGCGGACGCCGTCTTCGCGGCCTGCGCCGAATCCGGTACGGCCGTGGAGATCAACAGCCGCCCGGAACGGCTCGACCCGCCGCGCCGGCTGGTGCGGCGGGCGGTCGACGCGGGCGTGCTCTTCTCCGTGGACACCGACGCGCACGCCCCCGGTCAGCTCGACTGGCAGATCCACGGCTGCGCGCGGGCGGAGGAGTGCGGGGTGCCCGCCGGGCGTGTGATCACCACCTGGACCGCGGACGAGCTGCTGACCTGGACCCGGGACCGGACGCCCCCGTCGCGCGCGACAGGCGCCTGA
- a CDS encoding ribose-phosphate pyrophosphokinase, whose product MRDIAVFSGSAHPELAAEVCAHLGVPLSPTRVSRFANDCLEVQLQANCRERDVFLVQPLVTPVQEHLVELLMMCDAARGASAGRITVVMPHYSYARSDKKDMPRISMGGRLVADLLVAAGASRVLAMTLHSPQVHGFFSVPVDHLHALRELAAHFRRHDLSRTTVVSPDLGNAKEAAAFARLIGAQVAAGAKQRFADDRVSISSVIGEIAGRDVIVLDDEIAKGSTVLELLERLRELGPRSIRVACTHGLFAAGALKRLSEQEDVLEIVCTNTVPVPHEEHTEKLSILSIAPALAEAVRRIHNGESVSALFDAPQSE is encoded by the coding sequence GTGCGTGACATCGCCGTGTTCAGCGGTAGTGCCCATCCCGAGCTGGCGGCAGAGGTCTGCGCGCATCTCGGCGTGCCCCTCAGCCCGACCCGGGTCAGCCGGTTCGCCAACGACTGCCTGGAGGTGCAGCTCCAGGCCAACTGCCGTGAGCGTGACGTGTTCCTCGTGCAGCCGCTCGTCACTCCGGTGCAGGAACACCTGGTGGAGCTGCTGATGATGTGCGACGCGGCCAGGGGGGCGTCCGCCGGGCGGATCACGGTGGTGATGCCACATTACTCGTATGCACGTTCGGACAAGAAGGACATGCCGCGGATCTCCATGGGCGGGCGGCTGGTGGCCGACCTGCTGGTGGCGGCCGGGGCGAGCCGGGTGCTGGCGATGACGCTGCACTCCCCGCAGGTCCACGGATTCTTCTCGGTGCCGGTCGACCATCTGCACGCGCTGCGCGAGCTGGCCGCGCACTTCCGCAGGCACGACCTGTCCCGTACGACGGTGGTGTCGCCCGATCTGGGCAACGCCAAGGAGGCGGCGGCCTTCGCGAGGCTGATCGGCGCCCAGGTGGCGGCCGGTGCCAAGCAGCGGTTCGCCGACGACCGGGTGAGCATCAGCTCCGTCATCGGTGAGATCGCCGGACGCGATGTCATCGTGCTCGACGACGAGATCGCCAAGGGCAGCACCGTTCTCGAACTGCTGGAGCGGCTGCGGGAGTTGGGGCCGCGCTCGATCCGGGTCGCCTGCACCCACGGGCTGTTCGCGGCGGGCGCGCTCAAGCGGCTCAGCGAGCAGGAGGACGTGCTGGAGATCGTGTGCACCAACACCGTGCCCGTGCCGCACGAGGAGCACACCGAGAAGCTGAGCATCCTGTCCATCGCCCCGGCACTCGCGGAGGCCGTGCGGCGCATTCACAACGGTGAGTCCGTCAGCGCCCTGTTCGACGCGCCTCAGAGCGAATAG
- a CDS encoding SDR family NAD(P)-dependent oxidoreductase, with protein sequence MTTAQHKIGSGFGARSTAADVLQGLDLSGKLAIVTGGYSGLGLETTRALTGAGAHVVVPARRPDVAREAVAGIDGVEVDELDLGDLDSVRAFAERFLASGRTIDIVIDNAGIMACPETRVGPGWEAQFATNHLGHFALVNRLWPAIEPGGARVVSVSSTGHHNSGIRWDDVHWRDGYDKWEAYGQAKTANVLFAVQLDRLGRDSGVRAFALHPGGILTPLQRHLAKEEMMERGWIDENGVPLNPDAFKSPAQGAATQVWAATSPQLAGLGGVYCEDCDIAEVTPVDGERTGVREYAIDPEQAARLWELSAELTGVNAFA encoded by the coding sequence ATGACCACTGCACAGCACAAGATCGGCTCGGGGTTCGGCGCCCGCAGCACCGCCGCCGACGTCCTCCAGGGCCTCGACCTCTCCGGGAAGCTCGCGATCGTCACCGGCGGATACTCGGGGCTCGGCCTGGAGACGACGCGCGCGCTCACCGGGGCCGGCGCCCACGTCGTCGTCCCCGCACGGCGTCCCGACGTCGCCCGGGAAGCGGTGGCGGGCATCGACGGTGTCGAGGTGGACGAGCTCGATCTCGGCGACCTCGACAGCGTCCGCGCCTTCGCCGAGCGGTTCCTCGCCTCGGGCCGGACCATCGACATCGTGATCGACAACGCCGGGATCATGGCCTGCCCGGAGACCCGGGTCGGGCCCGGCTGGGAAGCCCAGTTCGCCACCAACCACCTCGGCCACTTCGCGCTCGTCAACCGGCTCTGGCCCGCGATCGAACCCGGTGGCGCGCGGGTCGTCTCGGTGTCCTCCACCGGCCACCACAACTCGGGCATCCGCTGGGACGACGTGCACTGGCGCGACGGCTACGACAAATGGGAGGCGTACGGACAGGCGAAGACAGCGAACGTCCTGTTCGCCGTCCAACTCGACCGGCTCGGCCGGGACTCCGGTGTGCGCGCCTTCGCCCTCCACCCCGGCGGCATCCTCACACCGCTCCAGCGTCACCTCGCCAAGGAGGAGATGATGGAGCGCGGCTGGATCGACGAGAACGGCGTGCCGCTGAACCCGGACGCCTTCAAGTCGCCTGCCCAGGGCGCCGCGACCCAGGTATGGGCCGCGACCTCGCCGCAACTGGCCGGTCTGGGCGGGGTGTACTGCGAGGACTGCGACATCGCCGAGGTCACTCCCGTGGACGGCGAGCGGACCGGCGTACGGGAGTACGCGATCGACCCCGAGCAGGCCGCCCGGCTGTGGGAGCTTTCGGCGGAGCTGACCGGGGTGAACGCGTTCGCGTGA
- the otr(A) gene encoding tetracycline resistance ribosomal protection protein Otr(A), producing MHTLNIGILAHVDAGKTSLTERLLFDGGALDRLGSVDAGDTRTDDGEIERRRGITIRSAVAAFTVGDVQINLIDTPGHSDFIAEVERALEVLDGAVLLLSAVEGVQAQTRVLMRTLRRLRLPTLVFVNKIDRTGAREEALLDDVRRRLTPYVVPLTRVRDIGGPHARVVPRPLDESAIGTLAEVDAHVLAGVVDGPAPTPQALDAALTARTADGSLHPVLFGSALGGQGVPELVEALVRMVPRPPAPDSGQPRGTVFAVRSGPGGERTAYLRLYEGEVTRRQRLTFLRREADGRTCPVPGRARELDVVGRPGAAALTAGDIAALRGVSGVRVGDRLGDATDRTPQFAAPTLETVVRAKHPHQAAPLRSALLALADQDPLLRARPAPSGATSLLLYGEVQLEVLAATLAQDFGIETEFEPSRVRFLERPDGTGEACEEIQRHDHLGYWATVGLRIGPGPLGSGGVFTYETELGALPRAFHQAIEDAVHATLLAGPHDRPVTDYRVTLIRSGFVAPLSTAADFRGLTPLVLRRALERAGTRVYEPCHTFEVEVPLDALAPVTAQLASMGAEFGETTGGRTSWLVTGELPARRVRDMELRLPGLTHGEGVWWSRPSGDRRV from the coding sequence ATGCACACCCTGAACATCGGCATTCTGGCCCACGTCGACGCCGGTAAGACCAGCCTCACCGAGCGGCTGCTGTTCGACGGCGGCGCCCTCGACCGGCTCGGCAGTGTCGACGCGGGCGACACCCGCACCGACGACGGCGAGATCGAGCGCCGGCGCGGCATCACCATCCGCTCGGCCGTCGCCGCCTTCACCGTCGGTGACGTCCAGATCAACCTGATCGACACCCCCGGGCACTCCGACTTCATCGCCGAGGTCGAGCGGGCCCTGGAGGTCCTGGACGGCGCCGTACTGCTGCTCTCCGCCGTGGAGGGCGTGCAGGCGCAGACCCGCGTGCTCATGCGGACCCTGCGACGGCTCCGGCTGCCCACGCTCGTCTTCGTCAACAAGATCGACCGGACGGGAGCGCGGGAGGAGGCGCTGCTCGACGACGTCCGGCGCCGTCTCACCCCGTACGTCGTCCCGCTCACCCGTGTGCGGGACATCGGTGGACCCCACGCCCGTGTCGTACCGCGTCCGCTCGACGAGTCGGCGATCGGCACACTCGCGGAGGTGGACGCGCACGTCCTCGCCGGGGTCGTGGACGGTCCCGCGCCGACCCCGCAGGCGCTGGACGCCGCCCTCACCGCGCGCACCGCCGACGGCTCCCTCCATCCGGTCCTCTTCGGATCCGCCCTGGGCGGCCAGGGTGTTCCCGAGCTCGTCGAGGCGCTGGTGCGGATGGTGCCACGGCCGCCGGCTCCCGACTCCGGACAGCCGCGCGGCACGGTCTTCGCCGTACGGTCCGGCCCCGGCGGTGAGCGCACCGCCTATCTGCGCCTGTACGAGGGCGAGGTGACGCGGCGTCAGCGGCTCACGTTCCTGCGGCGCGAGGCCGACGGCCGCACCTGCCCGGTGCCCGGCCGCGCACGTGAACTGGACGTCGTCGGGCGGCCCGGGGCGGCCGCCCTCACCGCGGGCGACATCGCCGCGCTCCGCGGCGTGAGCGGCGTCCGTGTAGGCGACCGGCTCGGTGACGCCACCGACCGTACGCCGCAGTTCGCCGCGCCGACGCTGGAGACGGTGGTCCGGGCGAAGCACCCGCACCAGGCCGCCCCGCTGCGCTCGGCACTGCTCGCCCTGGCCGACCAGGACCCGCTGCTGCGGGCCCGCCCCGCCCCCTCCGGTGCCACCTCGCTGCTCCTCTACGGCGAGGTCCAGCTGGAAGTCCTCGCGGCTACGCTCGCCCAGGACTTCGGCATCGAGACGGAGTTCGAACCGAGCCGGGTGCGGTTCCTGGAGCGGCCGGACGGCACCGGGGAGGCGTGCGAGGAGATCCAGCGACACGATCACCTCGGGTACTGGGCGACCGTGGGCCTGCGCATCGGGCCGGGACCGCTCGGTTCGGGCGGTGTCTTCACGTACGAGACCGAACTCGGCGCTCTTCCGCGCGCCTTCCACCAGGCGATCGAGGACGCCGTCCACGCGACCCTGCTCGCCGGTCCGCACGACCGGCCGGTGACGGACTACCGCGTCACCCTGATCCGCTCCGGATTCGTCGCACCGCTCAGTACGGCCGCCGACTTCCGGGGCCTCACCCCCCTCGTGCTGCGGCGCGCGCTGGAGCGGGCGGGAACGCGGGTGTACGAGCCCTGTCACACCTTCGAGGTGGAGGTCCCGCTCGACGCGCTGGCCCCGGTGACCGCGCAACTCGCCTCAATGGGAGCCGAGTTCGGGGAGACCACCGGTGGGCGCACCTCCTGGCTGGTCACCGGCGAGCTGCCGGCCCGGCGGGTGCGGGACATGGAGCTGCGGCTGCCGGGGCTCACCCACGGGGAAGGCGTCTGGTGGTCACGCCCGTCGGGCGACCGGCGCGTGTAG
- a CDS encoding family 16 glycosylhydrolase: MNSPRLLRRCLLAVLSAALVTAAAVVPAQADPPTAVAAVTTFSDTFDGASGAGVDSSKWQVETGDNVNNHERQYYTSGNNNAKLDGQGHLVITARRENPGNYQCWYGRCEYTSARMNTSGKFTGTYGHVEARMKIPRGQGMWPAFWMLGTPVNWPDSGEIDIMENVGFEPSTVHGTIHGPGYSGSGGIGAGYTLPGGQAFADAFHTFAIDWAPDSITWSVDGNVYQRRTPADLGGKTWVFNKPFFMILNLAVGGYWPGDPDGSTAFPQQLVVDEVKVTTSDGSGPTGGRITGLAGKCVDVAGAGSANGTPVQLYDCNGTAAQQWSVSSDGTIRALGKCLDVTGGGTADGTTVQLWDCTGGPNQKWAVSAAHDIVNPQANKCLDATGNSSANGTRLQIWTCSGGANQKWSVG; the protein is encoded by the coding sequence TTGAACTCCCCACGCCTGCTCCGCAGATGCCTCTTGGCAGTGCTGTCCGCAGCGCTCGTCACCGCGGCCGCCGTCGTTCCCGCCCAGGCGGATCCCCCGACGGCGGTCGCGGCCGTCACCACCTTCTCGGACACGTTCGACGGTGCCTCCGGCGCCGGCGTCGACTCCTCGAAGTGGCAGGTCGAGACCGGCGACAACGTCAACAACCACGAGCGCCAGTACTACACGTCCGGCAACAACAACGCGAAGCTGGACGGCCAGGGCCACCTGGTGATCACCGCACGCCGGGAGAACCCGGGCAACTACCAGTGTTGGTACGGACGTTGTGAGTACACCTCGGCCCGGATGAACACGTCCGGGAAGTTCACCGGCACCTACGGTCATGTCGAGGCGCGGATGAAGATCCCACGCGGGCAGGGCATGTGGCCCGCCTTCTGGATGCTCGGCACACCGGTCAACTGGCCGGACTCGGGCGAGATCGACATCATGGAGAACGTCGGCTTCGAGCCCTCGACCGTGCACGGCACGATCCACGGGCCCGGGTACTCCGGCTCCGGGGGCATCGGCGCCGGCTACACCCTGCCGGGCGGCCAGGCCTTCGCCGACGCCTTCCACACCTTCGCCATCGACTGGGCCCCCGACTCGATCACCTGGTCGGTGGACGGCAACGTCTACCAGCGGCGCACGCCCGCCGACCTGGGTGGCAAGACCTGGGTGTTCAACAAGCCGTTCTTCATGATCCTCAACCTCGCGGTCGGCGGCTACTGGCCGGGCGACCCCGACGGCTCCACCGCCTTCCCGCAGCAGTTGGTGGTGGACGAGGTGAAGGTGACGACGAGCGACGGTTCGGGACCCACCGGCGGCCGGATCACCGGACTGGCCGGCAAGTGCGTGGACGTGGCAGGGGCCGGCTCGGCCAACGGCACGCCCGTACAGCTCTACGACTGCAACGGCACCGCGGCCCAGCAGTGGTCGGTCTCGTCCGACGGGACGATCCGCGCGCTGGGCAAGTGCCTGGACGTCACCGGCGGCGGCACGGCGGACGGCACGACCGTCCAACTGTGGGACTGCACGGGCGGGCCCAACCAGAAGTGGGCCGTCAGCGCGGCCCACGACATCGTGAACCCGCAGGCCAACAAGTGTCTGGACGCCACGGGCAACAGCTCGGCCAACGGCACCCGGCTGCAGATCTGGACGTGCTCGGGCGGCGCCAACCAGAAGTGGTCCGTGGGCTGA
- a CDS encoding sugar ABC transporter substrate-binding protein, with protein sequence MRRIRAAAAGAVTISLLTAATACGGGSSNGGGSNDSPKTLTYWASNQGASIEIDKKVLQPELDKFEKQSGVKVKVEVVPWSDLLNRILTATTSGQGPDVLNIGNTWSASLQATGALLPWDAKNFAKIGGKDRFVDSALGSTGAEGKDPAAVPLYSMAYALYYNKKSFADAGIAKPPATWDELVADGKKLSKGGKWGLGAEGSNVSENIHHVFVFAKQHGADFFTADGKADFTNDGVVAAVQQYVGLMAKDKIIAPGNAEYAQNQSVSDFAKGKNAMLLWQSASANLKSQGMSEDAYGIAPVPVQSGTPGTGTNVNSMVAGINLAVFKNTKNLDGAAKFVKFMTSDAEQKILNTAYSSIPPVKNAQGDSAFNSPSNVVLKDTLAKSAAALPQVADESQFETTVGTAVKELFAAAAAGHPVTTASVKAELEKAQQQMPKK encoded by the coding sequence ATGCGCAGAATCCGAGCCGCGGCCGCCGGTGCGGTCACCATCTCCCTGCTGACCGCCGCGACCGCCTGTGGCGGCGGCTCGTCGAACGGCGGCGGGTCCAACGACTCGCCGAAAACGCTCACGTACTGGGCGTCCAACCAGGGCGCCAGCATCGAGATCGACAAGAAGGTCCTCCAGCCCGAGCTCGACAAGTTCGAGAAGCAGAGCGGGGTCAAGGTCAAGGTCGAGGTCGTGCCCTGGTCCGACCTGCTGAACCGGATCCTCACCGCGACCACCTCGGGCCAGGGCCCGGACGTCCTCAACATCGGCAACACCTGGAGCGCCTCCCTGCAGGCCACCGGCGCGCTGCTGCCGTGGGACGCGAAGAACTTCGCCAAGATCGGCGGCAAGGACCGCTTCGTCGACTCGGCGCTCGGCTCGACGGGGGCCGAGGGCAAGGACCCGGCCGCGGTGCCGCTGTACTCGATGGCGTACGCGCTGTACTACAACAAGAAGTCGTTCGCCGACGCCGGCATCGCGAAGCCGCCGGCCACCTGGGACGAGCTGGTAGCCGACGGCAAGAAGCTGTCCAAGGGCGGCAAGTGGGGCCTGGGCGCCGAGGGCTCGAACGTGTCGGAGAACATCCACCACGTCTTCGTCTTCGCCAAGCAGCACGGGGCCGACTTCTTCACCGCCGACGGCAAGGCCGACTTCACCAACGACGGCGTGGTCGCGGCGGTCCAGCAGTACGTCGGGCTGATGGCGAAGGACAAGATCATCGCGCCGGGCAACGCCGAGTACGCGCAGAACCAGTCCGTCAGCGACTTCGCCAAGGGCAAGAACGCCATGCTGCTGTGGCAGTCCGCGTCCGCCAACCTCAAGTCGCAGGGCATGAGCGAGGACGCGTACGGCATCGCGCCGGTCCCCGTGCAGTCCGGCACCCCCGGCACGGGCACGAACGTCAACTCGATGGTCGCGGGCATCAACCTCGCCGTCTTCAAGAACACCAAGAACCTCGACGGCGCCGCCAAGTTCGTGAAGTTCATGACCAGCGACGCGGAGCAGAAGATCCTCAACACGGCGTACAGCTCGATCCCGCCGGTCAAGAACGCCCAGGGCGACAGCGCCTTCAACTCCCCCTCGAACGTGGTCCTCAAGGACACCCTGGCCAAGAGCGCCGCCGCACTTCCGCAGGTCGCCGACGAGTCCCAGTTCGAGACCACGGTCGGGACCGCCGTGAAGGAGCTGTTCGCGGCCGCCGCGGCGGGACACCCGGTCACCACGGCCTCGGTGAAGGCCGAGCTCGAGAAGGCCCAGCAGCAGATGCCGAAGAAGTGA
- a CDS encoding ROK family transcriptional regulator — MAGRNGRTVRDLRRGNRTAVLQRLYFDGPMSRYELGPATGLSSGSISNVVAELVADGLVEEAGSVESDGGRPRTLLRVAPGSGHMIGVDVGETRVRVELFDLTLTELARTERPLERQGFEVDRPSQRREYDVDVIVGHIRDGIAEVLAEAGIDPEQLLGVGIGVPGIVARTPERGAVVHGQTIGWDAVPLESLLRSACRLPDTVPYFADNGARTLGQAEMWFGAGRGARNAVVVLFGSGVGACLVTEDVENGRSVEWGHLTVRVRGRRCRCGSLGCLEAYAGAEALLDRWREEGGRPPEGTDEETALTAMLAAAYPDGDAEHDPVALSVLEETAEYLGAGLSDLINLFQPERILIGGWAGLQLGTRFLPAVRRYATSYSLRYPAERVSIDLGRLGPDAVTVGAAILPLADFFARGGRRAEPVNEGPSPAWRAALEERAPH; from the coding sequence ATGGCGGGGCGCAACGGTCGGACAGTGCGTGACCTGCGGCGGGGCAATCGCACCGCCGTACTGCAACGTTTGTATTTCGATGGCCCGATGAGCCGGTACGAACTGGGCCCGGCCACGGGGCTGAGTTCCGGTTCCATCAGCAACGTGGTCGCCGAACTCGTCGCCGACGGACTGGTGGAGGAGGCCGGAAGCGTCGAGTCCGACGGCGGTCGGCCCCGCACCCTGCTGCGCGTGGCGCCCGGCAGCGGCCACATGATCGGCGTCGATGTCGGCGAGACCCGGGTCCGCGTCGAGCTGTTCGACCTCACTCTCACCGAACTGGCCCGCACCGAGCGGCCGTTGGAGCGCCAGGGGTTCGAGGTCGACCGGCCCTCGCAGCGTCGGGAGTACGACGTCGACGTCATCGTCGGGCACATCCGCGACGGCATCGCCGAGGTGCTCGCCGAGGCGGGGATCGACCCGGAGCAGCTCCTCGGCGTCGGCATCGGCGTCCCCGGCATCGTGGCCCGCACCCCCGAGCGCGGCGCGGTGGTGCACGGCCAGACGATCGGCTGGGACGCCGTCCCACTGGAGTCCCTGCTCCGTTCGGCCTGCCGGCTCCCCGACACCGTCCCGTACTTCGCGGACAACGGCGCCCGGACCCTCGGCCAGGCCGAGATGTGGTTCGGCGCCGGACGCGGCGCGCGCAACGCGGTCGTCGTCCTCTTCGGCTCCGGTGTCGGCGCCTGCCTGGTCACGGAGGACGTGGAGAACGGCCGGTCCGTCGAGTGGGGGCACCTCACCGTACGGGTCAGGGGGCGCCGCTGCCGCTGCGGCTCCCTGGGCTGCCTGGAGGCCTACGCCGGTGCGGAGGCGCTGCTCGACCGCTGGCGCGAGGAGGGCGGACGCCCGCCGGAGGGCACCGACGAGGAGACCGCGCTCACCGCGATGCTCGCCGCCGCGTACCCCGACGGGGACGCCGAGCACGATCCGGTGGCGCTCTCCGTGCTCGAGGAGACCGCCGAGTACCTGGGCGCGGGCCTGTCCGACCTGATCAACCTGTTCCAGCCCGAGCGCATCCTCATCGGCGGCTGGGCCGGACTCCAGCTCGGCACCCGCTTCCTGCCCGCCGTACGCCGGTACGCCACCTCGTACTCCCTGCGCTATCCCGCCGAGCGCGTCTCCATCGACCTCGGCCGGCTCGGACCTGACGCGGTGACCGTCGGCGCCGCGATCCTTCCGCTGGCCGACTTCTTCGCCCGGGGCGGCAGGCGCGCCGAGCCGGTGAACGAAGGGCCCTCCCCGGCCTGGCGTGCCGCCTTGGAGGAGCGCGCGCCGCACTGA
- a CDS encoding peptidase inhibitor family I36 protein — protein MVITQRLALCAAASLLALTGGLALATPSGAADCPSGNFCVWENANFDGQRANWSGDDGWWESWIADTDSSWANHGLSGPGVKDHVKVYENAWQGGALTICLGPGEEVGYNAVANDRGDSHTWSMGC, from the coding sequence ATCGTGATCACCCAGCGCCTCGCGCTCTGTGCCGCAGCGTCCCTGCTCGCCCTGACCGGCGGTCTGGCCCTGGCCACCCCCTCCGGCGCGGCCGACTGCCCCAGCGGGAACTTCTGCGTGTGGGAGAACGCCAACTTCGACGGCCAGCGAGCCAACTGGTCCGGGGACGACGGCTGGTGGGAGAGCTGGATCGCCGACACCGACTCCTCGTGGGCCAACCACGGACTGTCGGGACCGGGCGTCAAGGACCACGTCAAGGTCTACGAGAACGCCTGGCAGGGCGGCGCCTTGACCATCTGTCTCGGTCCCGGCGAGGAGGTCGGCTACAACGCCGTTGCGAACGACCGCGGCGACTCGCACACCTGGTCCATGGGCTGCTGA
- a CDS encoding VanZ family protein: MEDQVIRTALGTRAGKSGRPQDKGKASAQGKRKTPSGDKAKAFRRRPGKPARNTRTAPAKDQRRSLPLLVRLLVMLLAFVAMVAFAVALARLTLEPSPASKALIHTNLHPGRSLRAYLDQPALRDAVKQIGGNILLGVPFGVLLPVLVPRTRGILRVVLLTAAVMLLVELAQGAFITGRAFDIDDVILNTSGALVGYLLLGRRMGRAVHPRRRFRNRRDSREA, translated from the coding sequence GTGGAGGATCAAGTGATCCGTACGGCGTTGGGCACGCGTGCCGGGAAATCCGGCCGCCCACAGGACAAGGGAAAGGCGTCCGCTCAGGGCAAGCGCAAGACACCGTCCGGGGACAAGGCGAAGGCCTTCCGCCGCCGTCCGGGGAAACCGGCCAGGAACACCCGCACCGCACCGGCCAAGGATCAGCGCAGGTCGCTCCCGCTGCTGGTCCGGCTGCTGGTCATGCTGCTGGCCTTCGTGGCCATGGTGGCGTTCGCGGTCGCCCTGGCCCGGCTGACGCTGGAGCCGTCCCCGGCGTCGAAGGCTCTGATCCACACCAATCTGCACCCCGGCCGGTCCCTGCGTGCCTACCTCGACCAGCCGGCGCTGCGTGACGCCGTGAAGCAGATCGGCGGGAACATCCTGCTCGGTGTGCCTTTCGGCGTGCTGCTGCCGGTCCTCGTCCCCCGCACCCGCGGGATCCTGCGCGTGGTGCTGCTCACCGCGGCGGTGATGCTCCTCGTGGAACTGGCCCAGGGTGCGTTCATCACCGGGCGCGCCTTCGACATCGACGACGTCATCCTCAACACCAGTGGCGCGCTGGTGGGTTATCTGCTGCTGGGGCGGCGGATGGGCCGGGCCGTGCACCCACGCCGTCGCTTCCGGAACCGGCGCGACTCCCGGGAGGCCTGA